Genomic DNA from Planktomarina temperata RCA23:
AGGTGCTGAGTGGCAAGGGCATTCTGCCGGAGGGTCAATCGCTCTATGATCCAGAAAGCACGACCATTGTGCACCACGTCAACCAAGGTCTGCGGGCGCATAAGCTCTTCACCCGGGATAAAGACTATATCGTGCGGGATGGCGAAGTGGTGTTGATCGACGAATTTACGGGCCGGATGATGGCTGGTCGGCGCCTCTCTGATGGGTTGCATCAGGCCATTGAAGCTAAGGAAGGCTGCACCATTCAGGCCGAAAATGTCACTTTGGCTTCGGTCACCTTTCAAAATTATTTCCGCCTATACGATAAATTGGGCGGCATGACGGGCACAGCCTTGACCGAAGCTGATGAATTTCATGAAATTTATGGCTTGGGTGTTGTGGAAGTGCCCACCAATCGCGTGGTTGCGCGTGTGGATGAGGATGATCAAGTTTATCGGACCGCCGGTGAAAAATACAACGCTGTCGTTGACGCCATCAAAGTGGCTCATGAGAAAAAGCAACCTGTTTTGGTCGGCACAACCTCAATTGAGAAGTCAGAGTTTCTGTCAGAATTGTTGACCGCTGCTGGCATCACGCACAATGTTTTGAACGCGCGCCAGCATGAGCAAGAGGCCAAAATCGTTGCCGATGCAGGTAAGCTGGGTGCAGTGACGATTGCGACCAATATGGCCGGGCGGGGTACGGACATCAAATTGGGCGGCAATGTTGAGTTCTCCATTATGGAGGCCATTGCGGCGGACCCTGAGGCGAACCCAGATGATATTCGCAGCCGGATCGAAGAAGAGCACGCCAGCGATGAGCAGGCGGTCAAAGATGCTGGCGGGCTTTATGTTTTGGCCACCGAACGGCACGAGTCGCGCCGCATTGATAACCAATTGCGTGGTCGATCTGGCCGGCAAGGGGATCCTGGTCGCAGCTCCTTTTTCCTGTCTTTGGATGATGATTTGATGCGGATTTTCGGCTCGGAGCGTTTGGAAAAAGTGCTCAACACTTTGGGCATGAAAGAGGGCGAGGCGATTGTGCACCCTTGGGTCAATAAATCCCTAGAACGCGCGCAGGCCAAAGTGGAAGGTCGCAACTTTGACATCCGCAAACAGCTTTTGAAATTCGATGATGTGATGAATGATCAGCGGAAAGTGATTTTCGGCCAACGTCGCGAGATCATGGAAGCCGATGATTTGGCAGAAATCACACAGGATATGCGCCATCAGGTGATTGATGACTTGGTGACGCAATTTATGCCGCCGAAATCCTACGCCGATCAATGGGATGTGGAGGGCCTACAAGCAGCCCTTGCAGAGAACTTAGGGCTTGATGCGCCGGTGGTGGACTGGGCGGCGGAAGAGGGTGTCGATGATGACACGATCCGCGAAAAGCTCGAAGATCTTAGTGATGATTTCATGGCCCGCAAGGCGGTCGAGTTTGGACCTGAAAATATGCGGATGATTGAAAAGCAAATTTTGCT
This window encodes:
- the secA gene encoding preprotein translocase subunit SecA; this encodes MLGLGTLAKKVFGTPNDRKVKATRPLIEKINALEPEFEALSDEGLVAKTAELRDRATSGEDLNSLLPEAFANCREAAKRALGLRAFDVQLMGGIFLHEGNIAEMKTGEGKTLVATFPAYLNALTGKGVHIVTVNDYLARRDADWMSKVYGALGLTTGVVYPQQPDDEKAAAYACDVTYATNNELGFDYLRDNMKAELSQMHQRFHNFAIVDEVDSILIDEARTPLIISGPSQDRSELYKTIDQLIPDVLEAHYTLDEKTKNVTFTDEGNEWLEEVLSGKGILPEGQSLYDPESTTIVHHVNQGLRAHKLFTRDKDYIVRDGEVVLIDEFTGRMMAGRRLSDGLHQAIEAKEGCTIQAENVTLASVTFQNYFRLYDKLGGMTGTALTEADEFHEIYGLGVVEVPTNRVVARVDEDDQVYRTAGEKYNAVVDAIKVAHEKKQPVLVGTTSIEKSEFLSELLTAAGITHNVLNARQHEQEAKIVADAGKLGAVTIATNMAGRGTDIKLGGNVEFSIMEAIAADPEANPDDIRSRIEEEHASDEQAVKDAGGLYVLATERHESRRIDNQLRGRSGRQGDPGRSSFFLSLDDDLMRIFGSERLEKVLNTLGMKEGEAIVHPWVNKSLERAQAKVEGRNFDIRKQLLKFDDVMNDQRKVIFGQRREIMEADDLAEITQDMRHQVIDDLVTQFMPPKSYADQWDVEGLQAALAENLGLDAPVVDWAAEEGVDDDTIREKLEDLSDDFMARKAVEFGPENMRMIEKQILLETIDSKWREHLLTLEHLRSVVGFRSYAQRDPLNEYKSEAFQLFQNLLDGLRERVTQLLAHVRMRTAEEQKAIMEEMARQQAAIAAAAQSVDDTPSEPGAFNENDRATWGNPGRNEACPCGSGKKFKHCHGRI